A region of Arabidopsis thaliana chromosome 5, partial sequence DNA encodes the following proteins:
- a CDS encoding carbon-sulfur lyase (carbon-sulfur lyases; FUNCTIONS IN: carbon-sulfur lyase activity; INVOLVED IN: metabolic process; LOCATED IN: cellular_component unknown; EXPRESSED IN: 22 plant structures; EXPRESSED DURING: 13 growth stages; CONTAINS InterPro DOMAIN/s: Glutathione-dependent formaldehyde-activating, GFA (InterPro:IPR006913); Has 1807 Blast hits to 1807 proteins in 277 species: Archae - 0; Bacteria - 0; Metazoa - 736; Fungi - 347; Plants - 385; Viruses - 0; Other Eukaryotes - 339 (source: NCBI BLink).), producing the protein MESELIFHEGGCHCGKIKWRVKAARSVIAWSCNCSDCSMRGNVHFIVPSSNFELLDDSKDFITTYTFGTHTAKHTFCKVCGITSFYIPRSNPDGVAVTVKCVKSGTLAHIEVKSYDGQNWEMSHKKTGIASFSKE; encoded by the coding sequence ATGGAATCAGAGTTAATATTTCATGAAGGTGGATGTCATTGTGGGAAAATCAAATGGAGAGTTAAAGCAGCAAGAAGTGTGATTGCTTGGAGCTGCAACTGCTCAGATTGTTCAATGAGAGGCAATGTTCACTTTATTGTTCCTTCAAGCAACTTTGAGCTTCTTGATGACTCAAAGGACTTCATTACTACTTACACTTTTGGGACTCACACGGCCAAACATACCTTCTGCAAGGTTTGTGGGATCACATCGTTTTATATCCCGAGGTCTAACCCTGATGGAGTCGCTGTCACAGTTAAGTGTGTCAAGTCGGGGACACTGGCTCACATCGAGGTCAAAAGCTATGATGGTCAGAACTGGGAAATGTCGCACAAAAAGACTGGTATTGCCTCGTTTTCCAAGGAGTGA
- a CDS encoding krueppel-like factor (unknown protein; Has 1807 Blast hits to 1807 proteins in 277 species: Archae - 0; Bacteria - 0; Metazoa - 736; Fungi - 347; Plants - 385; Viruses - 0; Other Eukaryotes - 339 (source: NCBI BLink).) produces MASEGAKDPWKGEEWGTENEKTKKPTTSGVKTVTRARKQIPRGLEDKYEAYFLPRKPWPRALAYYGSFILGGIGAGMVIEAWINKKVKEDGGVIWEFDK; encoded by the coding sequence ATGGCAAGTGAGGGAGCAAAGGATCCATGGAAAGGAGAAGAGTGGGGAACTGAGAatgagaagacgaagaagccAACAACAAGTGGTGTGAAAACGGTGACGAGAGCGAGGAAACAAATACCGAGGGGACTTGAAGACAAGTACGAAGCTTACTTCCTCCCGCGAAAGCCATGGCCAAGGGCTCTTGCCTACTATGGAAGTTTCATCCTTGGTGGGATCGGTGCTGGTATGGTTATTGAAGCTTGGATCAACAAAAAAGTCAAAGAAGATGGAGGAGTCATTTGGGAATTCGACAAGTGA
- a CDS encoding AAA-type ATPase family protein (AAA-type ATPase family protein; FUNCTIONS IN: nucleoside-triphosphatase activity, ATPase activity, nucleotide binding, ATP binding; LOCATED IN: endomembrane system; EXPRESSED IN: 16 plant structures; EXPRESSED DURING: 9 growth stages; CONTAINS InterPro DOMAIN/s: ATPase, AAA+ type, core (InterPro:IPR003593), ATPase, AAA-type, core (InterPro:IPR003959), Protein of unknown function DUF3523 (InterPro:IPR021911); BEST Arabidopsis thaliana protein match is: P-loop containing nucleoside triphosphate hydrolases superfamily protein (TAIR:AT3G03060.1); Has 30201 Blast hits to 17322 proteins in 780 species: Archae - 12; Bacteria - 1396; Metazoa - 17338; Fungi - 3422; Plants - 5037; Viruses - 0; Other Eukaryotes - 2996 (source: NCBI BLink).): MAQKIAIGVISALAASASLAPSKFAAADGPFTFSGFSTSPSASIPQQQGSTPPASESGKEPSVAGEESDAPPRIRNNNPRTTSAGFDPEALERGAKALKGINNSAHAKKVFESIKTREETRQAEFTAKAQEFKAMQSQAEAERQRVIYEEQKKLAQHQAQTKSQMARYEDELARKRMQAENEAQRTRNQELVKMQEESAIRREVARRATEEEIQAQRRQTEREKAEIERETIRVKAMAEAEGRARESKLSEDVNRRMLVDRANAEREKWVSAINTTFDHIGGGLRTILTDQNKLIVAVGGLTALAAGIYTTREGAKVIWSYVDRILGQPSLIRESSRGKYPWSGSASRVLSTLRGGGKESTSKTGKGFGDVILRPALEKRIEQLANATANTKAHQAPFRNILFYGPPGTGKTMAARELARRSGLDYALMTGGDVAPLGAQAVTKIHQLFDWSKKSKRGLLLFIDEADAFLCERNKTYMSEAQRSALNALLFRTGDQSKDIVLALATNRPGDLDSAVADRIDETLEFPLPGEEERFKLLNLYLEKYISKTNLKKPGLLQSLFKKEQQTIEIKGVTEDLLKEAAAKTKGFSGREIAKLMASVQAAVYGSANCLLDANLFREVIDYKVAEHQQRKKLAGTDAGNKKK; the protein is encoded by the exons ATGGCTCAGAAAATTGCGATTGGTGTGATCTCAGCCCTAGCTGCCTCCGCTTCTCTCGCGCCGTCGAAATTCGCTGCTGCAGATGGACCTTTCACTTTCTCTGGCTTCTCCACTTCTCCGTCTGCTTCGATTCCTCAGCAGCAAGGTTCTACTCCGCCGGCGTCGGAATCTGGGAAAGAACCGTCTGTTGCTGGCGAAGAATCTGATGCTCCTCCTCGGATTCGGAACAATAATCCGAGAACAACTTCAGCTGGGTTTGATCCGGAAGCGTTGGAGCGAGGAGCAAAGGCCTTGAAAGGGATCAACAACTCAGCTCATGCCAAAAAG GTATTTGAAAGTATTAAGACTCGAGAAGAGACGAGGCAGGCTGAGTTTACCGCTAAGGCGCAGGAGTTTAAAGCTATGCAATCCCAAGCTGAAGCT GAGAGGCAAAGGGTGATATATGAGGAACAGAAGAAACTTGCTCAGCACCAAGCACAAACAAAATCACAGATGGCCCGCTATGAAGATGAGTTAGCAAGAAAAAGGATGCAG GCTGAGAATGAAGCCCAGAGGACAAGAAACCAAGAACTTGTGAAAATGCAAGAAGAATCAGCAATTAGGCGGGAAGTAGCTCGACGAGCTACTGAGGAAGAGATTCAAGCCCAGAGACGACAGACAGAGAGGGAGAAAGCTGAGATTGAACGTGAGACAATCAGGGTCAAAGCTATGGCAGAAGCTGAAGGGAGAGCTCGTGAATCAAAGCTTTCTGAGGATGTCAACAGGAGAATGCTTGTTGATCGTGCAAATgcagaaagagagaaatgggtTTCTGCCATCAATACTACCTTCGATCATATTGGAG GGGGGTTGCGTACCATTCTAACAGATCAAAATAAGCTAATTGTTGCTGTTGGAGGTCTAACCGCTCTTGCAGCTGGGATCTACACAACGAG AGAAGGTGCCAAGGTTATCTGGAGCTACGTAGATAGAATATTAGGACAACCTTCTCTAATTAGAGAATCATCGAGAGGAAAGTACCCTTGGTCTGGTTCTGCTTCTCGTGTCTTGTCCACATTGCGGGGTGGTGGTAAGGAGTCTACTTCCAAAACTGGAAAAGGGTTTGGTGATGTTATCTTGCGCCCTGCTCTTGAAAAGAGAATCGAACAGCTAGCTAATGCAACTGCCAACACAAAAGCCCACCAAGCACCTTTCCGAAATATACTTTTCTACGGTCCACCAGGAACAGGGAAGACAATGGCTGCCCGAGAGCTGGCTCGAAGATCT GGTCTAGATTATGCATTGATGACGGGTGGAGATGTTGCTCCACTTGGAGCTCAGGCTGTAACAAAGATACACCAACTGTTTGACTGGTCCAAAAAATCTAAGAGAGGCTTGTTGCTCTTCATCGATGAAGCCGATGCATTTCTGTGCGA GCGGAACAAAACATACATGAGCGAAGCCCAAAGGAGTGCACTAAATGCCCTCCTCTTCCGTACGGGTGACCAGTCCAAAGACATAGTCCTAGCGCTTGCCACAAACAGACCTGGTGATCTAGACTCAGCAGTGGCTGACCGTATCGATGAGACTCTTGAATTCCCCTTGCCTGGAGAAGAAGAGCGCTTCAAGCTTCTAAACCTCTACCTAGAGAAGTACATATCTAAGACGAATCTAAAAAAGCCGGGTTTGCTCCAAAGCCTTTTCAAAAAAGAGCAGCAGACAATTGAGATAAAAGGCGTTACTGAGGATCTCCTGAAAGAAGCTGCCGCCAAAACAAAAGGGTTTTCGGGTAGAGAAATCGCGAAATTGATGGCAAGCGTTCAAGCTGCTGTGTATGGAAGCGCAAACTGCTTATTGGACGCAAACCTTTTCAGAGAGGTCATTGATTACAAAGTCGCAGAGCATcaacagagaaaaaaactagCTGGAACCGATGCAGGtaacaagaagaaatga